DNA sequence from the Ignavibacteria bacterium genome:
ACAATTTATATGTCCGCTGTTTTAATCCCGCTTGGAAGCAGAATAGAGTATAATGTTTATTCTTATTTCCTATTAATCCCACTATTTGCACAAGTTTATCTACCAACTGTTTTAGTACATTTCTTTTTTGTATTTCCAAAACCTTTCAAATTCATCGAAAAAAAATGGGTTGTGCGAATACTGTATTTAGCACCGTTGATTGCCTATGCTGCGTCTCTTATGATCATATACCTTGTGTTTACTACGGGGAATGTTGCTTTTTACTCGCGATATTTTGGGATCTTAAATATCCTATTTCTGGTTGCATTAATTGTTGGATTTGTTTCCCTTCTTATAAAATTCAAAAATTTAAAAACAAAAGACGCTCGCCGCCCTCTATTTTTAATAGTAATTGCTTATGCAATTGGATTGACAAGTGTGATTTATACATCAACAATCGCTAACGCTATCGCTGACTCATTTTTTAATTCACCTGAGTTATTCGCCCCGATTATTTTAGTTGCTATAATTCCTATCGCTTTCGGTGTCAGTATCTTTAAATATCAGTTAATGGATGTTAGCATTGTTATCAAAAATGCTATTATTTACGGTGTCGCAACTATCATCGTTGCAGCTGTTTACTTTTTAGTTATTTATTTAATTGGTTTGTCTATCAGTGAGGCAATCGGTACAGAGTATCAGGGAATCATCGCTGGATTAATTTTTATAACTTTTGCGGTAATCTTTCAGTCAACGAAAGACAATTTCCAAGACCTGCTTACTCGGAAATTCTATCCAGAGCAATTCGCTTACCAAAAAGTATTAGTAAAATTTTCTACCGATCTACCTGGATTGGTCGGTTTGGAAAATATTCTCGATTCAATTACCGATACCTTTGAAGATTCCTTAAAAATTAAAAAATTCGGACTGTTACTGAAGAATGACCAAAATGAGTTTATTTTAAAAAGGAATTTTGGGCTTCATAATCAGAGCGTTAGCCCAGTTATTAATGAAAGCTTTTTTAACGATTTTTTATGGAAAAAACGTACGATTTCAAACAACTGTATAATAGAACAAGAAGATTTTAAGGATGTATTTGAGAATGATTCTTCCCTGTTGATTGAAGAAGAGATTCATTCTATTGTTCCAATGATGATTAAATCAAAGATTATCGGTTTTATTTTATTAGGGCTTAAACCATCTGGATCAAAATTCGCAGGAAAAGATATTGAGATATTATGTGCGGTGGCTTCACAGGCGGCCGTTTCAATTGAAAACGCAAAACTTTATAAGAAAGAAGTTCACAGACTTGCACTTGAACGAGACCTCGAAAACGCCAGAAAAATTCAACAAGGATTGCTGCCTCGATGTATTCCATCAATGCAAGGACTTGATATTTGCGGTGAAATGATTCCTGCTTTTCAGGTCGGTGGCGACTATTATGATTTGATACAAATCTCTCCGTCAAAAATTTTCGTACTCGTTGGAGATGTCTCTGGAAAGGGTTTACCGGCATCTTTAATTATGACCAAGCTTCAAAGCATGATCCAGTTATATTGCAGTGCAGATAAATCTCCGAAAGATATTTTGGTCGAAGCAAACAGAAAACTCTATAACACAATGGATAGAAATTGGTTTGTTACCCTCTCGCTCGGTTTATTTGACACAGAGAAAAAAATGTTAACTTACTGCAGGGCCGGCCATCCGAACCTATTGTATTCTTCAAACGGATTCACAAATTATATTGAGACTTCCGGAATTGGGCTTGGATTGGAACAGGGAGACGTTTTCCAAAAATCCCTTGAAGAGAAAGTTTTAACTCTCAAAAAAAATGACGTGTTTGTCTTTTATTCCGACGGGGTTTCTGAAGCGATGAATTCGAATCATGATATGTATGGATTTTCTAATCTTTCTGAAACCGTTGAGATTTATCAAAAGAACTCGGCAACTGAAATTTTAAGAAAAATAATCAACAGTCTGAGTGATTTCAGAGGTGAGCATGAACAAACTGATGATATTTCTCTAGTGGTTGTAAAAGTTAATTTCTAATTCTTCTAAATCTTAGCTTTTATTTTTATATTCGCTCAATGAAAAAATTAAATCTCGGCTGCGGGTATGATTTAAAAGAGGGCTACATCAATATCGATATTGTTGATTACGGAGGGAATGTAATTCACGATTTAAATTCATTTCCATATCCTTTTGATGATAATTCCTTCGATGAAATTTATTGTTCTCACGTTCTTGAGCACGTGGAAAGCTTTCATAAAACGGTAAACGAGATCTATCGAATATCAAAACCCAATGGAATTGTTAAAGTGTTTGCTCCTTTCTTCCTTAACACTAAATATTTTGGCGATCCTGATCACAAAATTCCCTTTGGCATTAGAACTTTCGATAATTATGAGTATATCGAGAATAAAAAATTAAAATTCTATGAAAAGTGGAAATTAAAGCACAGAACTAATTACAAAGTTGATGCTCAGTTCGAAATTCTAAAGAAACAATTTAATGTTTCTAATTTTTCTATTCTAAAATGGCTCAATATTCTTATTAATATTGAACCTGTAATGTATGAAAGATTTTTTTCGGGAATTCTTTCTCCTGAAGAAGTGATTTTTACTTTGAAAGTTATTAAGAAATAATTTTTCCTATGGTAATAATTCTTTAAAATATTTTTTCATAAATCAAAAAAACTTCTTGCTTTGAATTGACTACTTTATTAATATCTTTTTGTAAAAAAAGTTCTTTCATTTTGTGTGAATAAATTGTGGAAAACTTTTTTTGTGAAAATGTTTCACAAAAAATTGTGGTTTTTCTATCCACGAATTCCACATAAACTATTGTAAATTAAACCGCCGTATGTTATCATAACTCTTTCTTTTACAATAAGTTATAGAAATACACGTTGTGTGGATTTCTTGTGGAATATGATTGTATTTCAAGTAAATTATTAAATAAAACTGTTTAACTTTTTAGAGAAATTTTTGCCCCCAATTGTGAATAAAACGAAAAATGCTGTCTTAAATTTTACCGAGGAAATCTCAAAATCAAACACTGATGAGGCTCAGAAAGTTTGGAAAAATTGTATCCAAATAATTAAAGATCATATTGGCGGATTGTCATTCAAGACCTGGTTTGAGCCAATCATTCCAACTGACTTTTCAAATGATACCTTAACGGTAAAAATTCCAAACGACTTTTCTTGGGAATATATTGAGGTTCATTATAACACGTTGATTAAAAAAGCTTTACTTCATTCTATTGGAGATAAAGCTAAACTAGTGTACATAATTGATGATAAAATTAAAAATGAACCCGAGAAAATCATCGGCCATGAGTTAAAAGTAAAAACTTTTAATCAATTATCTACTCAAGAAAAATCAATTGATGTTGACGCGGCTATTTTTGAAACGCATTTGAACGAAAAATTTTCTTTTGATAATTTTATTAAGGGAGAAGGAAATCAACTTGCTCGTGCAGCGGCTTATGCAGTAGCCAATTCGCCTGGCGGAACTTCATTTAATCCACTTTTTATTTATGGCGGCGTTGGATTAGGAAAAACACATCTTATTCAAGCAGTTGGAAATGCAGTTTTAAAAAACAATAAAGCAAAAAGAGTTCTATACACAACTGCGGAAAAATTCACGATGGAATATGTTGATTCTATCAAAAAGAATAGTACAAACGAGTTTTCTTCTTTCTATCGTAAAGTTGATGTGTTGATCATCGATGATATTCAATTCTTCGCTCTTAAAGAAGCTACTACTGATACGTTCTTCCATATTTTTAACAGCTTGCATCAGCTTGGAAAACAAATCATTCTCTCGAGCGATAAACCACCGAAAAGTTTGTCGGGTCTTGATGAGAGATTAATTTCACGTTTTCACTGGGGTTTATCTGTTGATATTCAGCCGCCGGATTTAGAAACAAGAATTGCAATCCTCCTGAAAAAATGTGAATCTTTCGGATTAGAAATTAATTCTGAAATAATTGAATATATTTCTTCGAATATCACAAATAATATCCGCGAATTGGAAGGATGTTTGGTGAAAATTCTTGCACTTGCTTCTCTGGAAGGAAAAGAAATTACTCTTGAGCTGGCAAAAGAAGTTGTCAAATCCATAGCAACTGATAGAAAGTTTTCCATAACAGTTGAACAAATACAAAAAATTGTCAGCCAGTATTTCGAAATTCCAGAAGATATGCTTAGGTCTAAAACAAAAAAGCAGGAGTTTGTTCAAGCACGTCAGATAGCGATGTATTTCTGCAAAAAGTTTACCAATGCTTCCTTAAAAACAATCGGCCTGCATTTTGGTGGAAGAGATCATTCCACAGTAATTCATTCAATTCAGTCTGTGGAAGAAATGCTGACCGAGGATAAATTTATTTCTATAATTAATTCGATTCAGCGAAAAATAGAAATAAGCAGCTAATTTGTTCCGGGCTCGATCATAATATTAGAAAATTCCTTGTGGATAACATTTGATCATTTTTTGTGGAATTATGTTTATTAAGAGTTAACAAATGTATAAATCGAAGCCAAGAATTTGCTCGCGTTGATAAGTAAAAATTACATACATTCGGTTGTTGAAAAATATCGTTATGAATCTCTAATAAATTTGGTACTAATGGAGTATTTCAACAAATCAACATGCTTATTATTATACTTAGTTTAAAGAAATAACTTAATTATTATATAGAGGAAAAATAAACTCAATTCGTTGTTTATTTAATGTTTTTGAATGCCAGTACCAATAAATTCAATTGAGAAGCAGTTAATATTTTCGTAAATTTTCAAGTCTTTTTAAGGAATATCCAATGGAATTTAAAGTAAACACACAAGAATTTGAAAAAGTATTAAACCAGGTAGTGTCGATAATACCGGCAAGATCTCCAATGCCGATACTCGATCATTTTTTATTATCTATCAAAGATAATATGCTCTCGGTTTATGCTACAGATATGCAAATTGCACTTCAAACCTCAATTCCTGTTACTTCTGCTCAGGAAACCAGCATCGCGGTGCCGGCTAAATTATTACACGACACTATAAAATCATTGACAGATACGGATGTTAAAATCAGTACCGATAAAGATCAAAAAATTAAAATTACTACGGATACTGGTGTTTTTAAGATTTCGTATTTAGAATCGGCTGACTTTCCACACCTGCCTGCTTTTCAAGAAATCTATAACTTTTCAATAAGCACCGATCGTCTAAAAAGAGCACTTGATACAACGAATTCTGCAATAAGCAAGGAAGAAGCACGTATTTCAATGACTGGTGTTTT
Encoded proteins:
- a CDS encoding methyltransferase domain-containing protein — protein: MKKLNLGCGYDLKEGYINIDIVDYGGNVIHDLNSFPYPFDDNSFDEIYCSHVLEHVESFHKTVNEIYRISKPNGIVKVFAPFFLNTKYFGDPDHKIPFGIRTFDNYEYIENKKLKFYEKWKLKHRTNYKVDAQFEILKKQFNVSNFSILKWLNILINIEPVMYERFFSGILSPEEVIFTLKVIKK
- the dnaA gene encoding chromosomal replication initiator protein DnaA, translating into MSKSNTDEAQKVWKNCIQIIKDHIGGLSFKTWFEPIIPTDFSNDTLTVKIPNDFSWEYIEVHYNTLIKKALLHSIGDKAKLVYIIDDKIKNEPEKIIGHELKVKTFNQLSTQEKSIDVDAAIFETHLNEKFSFDNFIKGEGNQLARAAAYAVANSPGGTSFNPLFIYGGVGLGKTHLIQAVGNAVLKNNKAKRVLYTTAEKFTMEYVDSIKKNSTNEFSSFYRKVDVLIIDDIQFFALKEATTDTFFHIFNSLHQLGKQIILSSDKPPKSLSGLDERLISRFHWGLSVDIQPPDLETRIAILLKKCESFGLEINSEIIEYISSNITNNIRELEGCLVKILALASLEGKEITLELAKEVVKSIATDRKFSITVEQIQKIVSQYFEIPEDMLRSKTKKQEFVQARQIAMYFCKKFTNASLKTIGLHFGGRDHSTVIHSIQSVEEMLTEDKFISIINSIQRKIEISS